A window of the Parvularcula bermudensis HTCC2503 genome harbors these coding sequences:
- a CDS encoding PH domain-containing protein, whose protein sequence is MDGSDIATYRPAWASYWKAWLAVAALAASAYAFPQVRGAYLETPAQLQEIATLVSLAPALLIIAGILFHRYTRAYQIESGRRLRTTIGFIARDRREFLISDKIQTDLKQTVLSRLLGYGTLRFWTGDDQSGQSWVNVAAPNRLEAEIKVLALNTDDAAGKPSRNAVSARTEKPNSRINPPDPATPPLPHTPAGTIFADRAIVLTRFHPSLMRHIGGEFKSAVEPQQFVAKGEPLLTLILMTEDETLFGSGKFADVVIPAPVSGLVLRRSHVARPYYDQSPPDPADEMRTTLLPVEGEPVENGVFIYGALCDAIWKHRDFLFRRQRKLKEIAKHSPGSAQWVATWADDTTIRKALDELLIQPCDEIPARPAFDDYLCEAWIKRPHLRDFLAPLVDETTLRKVNTNYKLEEQQMIEEAIRTHRTTLEKLAEND, encoded by the coding sequence ATGGACGGGAGCGATATCGCCACCTATCGGCCTGCATGGGCTTCATACTGGAAGGCATGGCTCGCGGTCGCCGCGCTAGCCGCAAGCGCATATGCTTTCCCGCAGGTCAGGGGTGCTTATCTGGAAACACCAGCACAACTTCAGGAAATCGCGACGTTAGTAAGCCTTGCGCCAGCCTTGCTGATCATCGCGGGGATATTATTTCACCGCTACACGCGCGCTTACCAGATCGAAAGTGGGCGGCGGCTGCGCACGACCATCGGCTTTATCGCCCGCGACCGCCGCGAGTTTCTGATATCCGACAAAATCCAGACTGACCTGAAGCAGACCGTGCTCAGCCGCTTGCTTGGTTACGGCACCTTGCGTTTCTGGACTGGGGACGACCAAAGCGGCCAAAGCTGGGTGAACGTCGCCGCCCCGAACCGGCTGGAAGCCGAGATCAAGGTACTGGCGCTGAATACAGACGACGCTGCGGGCAAGCCCTCGAGAAACGCCGTGAGCGCACGAACAGAAAAACCCAATTCACGGATAAATCCGCCCGATCCCGCCACCCCGCCGCTCCCCCATACGCCGGCAGGGACGATATTCGCCGATCGCGCGATCGTACTGACCCGTTTTCACCCCTCCCTCATGCGCCACATCGGCGGTGAATTTAAATCCGCCGTTGAACCACAGCAATTTGTAGCCAAAGGCGAACCCTTGCTCACGCTGATACTGATGACGGAAGATGAAACGCTGTTTGGCAGCGGCAAGTTCGCCGATGTCGTCATTCCGGCCCCCGTATCCGGGCTCGTCCTGAGGCGAAGCCACGTCGCCAGGCCTTACTATGACCAGTCGCCGCCGGACCCGGCAGACGAGATGCGCACCACCTTATTGCCGGTCGAAGGCGAGCCAGTGGAGAACGGCGTCTTCATCTATGGTGCATTGTGCGATGCGATATGGAAACACCGCGATTTCCTATTCCGGCGCCAGAGAAAACTGAAGGAAATTGCAAAACACAGCCCTGGCTCTGCGCAATGGGTCGCCACATGGGCCGACGATACAACCATACGCAAAGCCCTTGATGAATTACTGATCCAGCCTTGTGATGAAATTCCCGCACGCCCAGCATTTGACGACTATCTTTGCGAGGCGTGGATCAAGCGACCGCATCTGCGCGATTTCCTTGCTCCTCTCGTCGATGAGACAACACTTAGAAAGGTGAATACCAACTACAAATTGGAGGAACAGCAGATGATCGAAGAGGCGATCCGTACCCATCGCACGACACTCGAAAAGCTTGCCGAGAATGACTGA
- a CDS encoding DUF2201 family putative metallopeptidase: MNAAADTLKLAQAYAQRALNNVRNLQPYLGDLADIVVIHVEPRIPTAGITADGCLFVNPDWFLSLSGPEAIYVMSHELWHLVLQSHARAGADDAWHVNVAHDWIINRILTDELGIMPPKNGLWLGDADNHSAEELVRWLKDGNILSPARRSVWDAEAGRPDQRTPTPFEEALRGTHLAPVEASSGDDAPADCPGDILTEEDLRRLSITVPVIAVPLISDGGSAGDAVAARAEALRLAADAALSTHAVVTSALRYRHPDFTYPHLTATLDIIATNDRIPVELALQSGIDMTAPKVRTYRRASRRQGTRQDIVLPGRRHEGWALNLILDTSGSMTGVLPRLLSLIKASAKAAGVSQVRIIQASDDVAADETVDIDGLESFEVWGYGGSDLTAAFDRLSEDPDTERVIVLSDMAIRYPAEPPPYDVVWFAIREHYGTPVAPEYGTFIILNV; this comes from the coding sequence ATGAACGCGGCGGCGGACACTCTGAAGCTGGCACAGGCGTATGCGCAGCGCGCACTGAACAATGTCCGCAATCTCCAGCCCTATCTGGGCGACCTTGCCGATATAGTGGTGATCCATGTCGAACCCCGCATCCCGACGGCCGGCATTACCGCCGATGGCTGCCTGTTCGTTAATCCGGACTGGTTCCTGTCGCTGTCCGGGCCGGAGGCGATCTATGTCATGTCCCATGAATTGTGGCACCTCGTCCTGCAAAGCCATGCGCGCGCGGGGGCGGATGATGCGTGGCATGTCAATGTCGCGCATGACTGGATCATCAACAGGATACTGACGGATGAGCTGGGCATCATGCCGCCGAAGAATGGCCTGTGGCTGGGCGACGCTGACAATCACTCGGCCGAGGAGCTGGTGCGGTGGCTGAAGGATGGCAACATCCTTTCGCCTGCGCGCCGGTCGGTCTGGGATGCCGAGGCCGGCAGACCCGATCAGCGGACGCCAACACCGTTCGAAGAGGCGCTGCGCGGAACCCATCTCGCCCCTGTGGAGGCCTCCTCCGGCGATGACGCGCCAGCGGACTGCCCGGGTGATATCCTGACGGAAGAAGATCTCAGGCGCCTGTCCATCACTGTGCCGGTGATCGCGGTCCCGTTGATCTCAGATGGAGGATCGGCCGGTGATGCCGTCGCGGCTCGTGCGGAGGCATTGCGGCTGGCAGCAGATGCCGCGCTCAGCACGCATGCCGTTGTCACCTCCGCCCTGCGGTACCGCCATCCGGATTTTACCTATCCGCATTTGACCGCGACGCTTGATATTATCGCGACGAATGACCGGATACCGGTCGAACTTGCCCTGCAGAGCGGGATCGACATGACCGCCCCGAAGGTCAGGACCTATCGCCGGGCCTCGCGCCGGCAGGGCACGCGGCAGGATATTGTCTTGCCGGGCCGGCGGCACGAGGGATGGGCGCTCAACCTGATCCTCGATACATCGGGCTCGATGACCGGGGTGCTGCCGCGGCTCCTGTCGCTGATCAAGGCATCGGCCAAGGCCGCCGGTGTGTCGCAGGTGCGGATCATTCAGGCATCGGATGATGTAGCCGCTGACGAAACTGTTGATATTGACGGACTCGAAAGTTTCGAAGTCTGGGGATATGGCGGGAGCGACCTCACGGCCGCCTTCGACCGGCTGTCGGAAGACCCGGACACCGAACGTGTGATCGTACTCTCCGACATGGCCATTCGCTATCCCGCCGAGCCGCCGCCTTATGACGTTGTCTGGTTCGCGATCCGGGAACACTACGGGACGCCAGTTGCGCCGGAATACGGCACATTCATCATCCTCAATGTCTGA
- a CDS encoding ATP-binding protein gives MNETVTLSQAKDIIKALAADESVLLLSSPGLGKSDIVRSVAAEAGLECRSLLGTQIAPEDVSGVPKIDGERSVFCPPRILLPESGEPFCLFLDELPAAGPDVQKAFYALLLERRIGEFDLPKGTWVVAAGNRAEDRALVRTISSALVNRVLILHVRADNEEWISWARANNIRSEIIAFIAAVPDALMRPASTEPVPFSTPRAWASLSASLDLTERAGLPLEQTRRALAYGKVSAGDASLFCGLAESGMEDLKPASAYIRDPSLLPVEPAKKWFIIRIIRKMAAEGGLSEFSPDEIEHFLSAAPGEVRFSLLVGLVRIWGDLGASDSLLSSLKEATGLR, from the coding sequence ATGAATGAGACCGTGACGCTCTCTCAGGCCAAGGACATCATCAAGGCGCTTGCGGCGGATGAAAGCGTTCTCCTGCTGTCATCGCCTGGCCTTGGAAAATCCGACATCGTGCGCAGCGTCGCCGCAGAGGCGGGGCTCGAATGCCGCTCGCTTCTGGGCACGCAGATCGCGCCGGAAGATGTCAGCGGGGTTCCGAAGATCGATGGCGAGCGCTCCGTCTTCTGCCCGCCGCGCATCCTGCTTCCTGAGAGCGGGGAGCCATTCTGTCTCTTTCTCGATGAATTGCCGGCCGCCGGCCCGGATGTGCAGAAGGCATTCTACGCCTTGCTGCTGGAGCGGCGGATCGGCGAGTTCGACCTGCCGAAAGGCACATGGGTTGTCGCGGCCGGCAACCGGGCGGAAGACCGTGCGCTGGTGCGCACCATCTCGTCCGCGCTCGTCAATCGCGTCCTCATCCTGCATGTGCGCGCAGACAATGAGGAATGGATCAGCTGGGCGCGTGCCAACAATATCCGTTCAGAGATTATTGCCTTTATCGCCGCAGTGCCTGATGCGCTGATGCGTCCGGCGTCGACCGAGCCTGTTCCGTTTTCCACGCCGCGGGCCTGGGCGTCGCTGTCGGCCAGCCTGGACCTTACCGAACGCGCAGGCCTGCCGCTGGAACAGACCCGCCGCGCGCTCGCTTATGGCAAGGTCAGCGCCGGGGATGCGAGCCTGTTTTGCGGGCTGGCGGAGAGCGGCATGGAAGACCTGAAGCCCGCATCCGCCTATATCCGCGATCCGTCGCTCTTGCCTGTTGAGCCTGCGAAGAAATGGTTCATCATCCGCATCATCCGGAAGATGGCAGCAGAAGGCGGCCTCAGCGAATTCTCTCCCGATGAGATCGAGCACTTCCTGTCCGCCGCACCGGGCGAGGTAAGGTTCTCGCTGCTGGTCGGCCTGGTCCGCATCTGGGGGGATCTGGGCGCGAGCGACAGCCTGTTGTCATCCCTCAAGGAGGCCACGGGCCTGAGATGA
- a CDS encoding PH domain-containing protein, protein MTGLWFVQRELFDGLAQRLGIPVELSGLGLAIALLPIVAGVAYHRYTHAYEIENGRKLRLLAGFISRVKREFPLTDKVQTDMGQTIAGRLLNYGTIAFWTGDDRSRLEWRNAPDPDRIIAFLDELKSSVSEASGDRATTHSDALSQDVSRMPAPPTLKEAKSTRHTHFGRAAEYKELKDMVAKRITTPFGDYVDNDDGTVSHSASGLMWLRAPWGMVWTGQGFSGEPILMRWGDAVDLFGCGEAVGYNIGGTFAYMGHEKRAASAFENGYKKGKCIIDAAGYKDWRLPTAGELSRFAPFLHKHAGEDTYLETRLPADEESDWWWKIGASKAHFERLYPELFGTGVRLWTATGLGGGLAWAYDGSMPAGDHKTGGAMGVMFVRRLTGGELHAPKTIDEEVS, encoded by the coding sequence GTGACTGGTCTCTGGTTCGTGCAGCGTGAACTGTTCGATGGACTGGCGCAGCGCCTTGGCATTCCTGTGGAACTTTCGGGCCTCGGGCTTGCCATCGCGCTACTGCCGATCGTCGCGGGCGTCGCCTATCACCGCTATACTCACGCCTATGAGATCGAGAATGGACGCAAGCTGCGCCTGCTTGCCGGCTTCATTTCCCGTGTGAAACGGGAATTTCCGCTGACGGACAAAGTGCAGACGGATATGGGGCAGACAATTGCCGGACGCCTCCTCAACTATGGAACGATCGCTTTCTGGACCGGCGATGACCGCAGCCGGCTCGAATGGCGCAACGCCCCCGATCCTGATCGCATTATTGCCTTTCTGGATGAGCTGAAATCCAGTGTATCGGAAGCGTCCGGTGACCGCGCTACGACACATTCCGATGCGCTGTCTCAAGATGTGTCCCGCATGCCCGCTCCTCCAACGCTGAAGGAAGCAAAGTCAACGCGCCACACGCATTTCGGGAGAGCAGCCGAGTACAAGGAACTCAAGGACATGGTGGCCAAGCGTATCACGACGCCATTTGGTGATTATGTAGACAATGATGACGGGACCGTCTCTCATAGTGCCAGCGGACTCATGTGGCTGCGAGCGCCTTGGGGCATGGTCTGGACAGGACAAGGTTTTTCAGGCGAGCCGATCCTCATGCGCTGGGGGGACGCTGTAGACCTGTTCGGGTGTGGGGAAGCTGTCGGTTACAATATTGGCGGCACTTTCGCCTATATGGGGCATGAAAAACGCGCAGCTTCTGCATTCGAAAACGGTTACAAAAAAGGCAAATGCATCATCGATGCGGCCGGCTACAAGGACTGGCGCCTGCCTACAGCCGGAGAGCTCAGCAGGTTCGCCCCATTCCTTCATAAGCATGCTGGCGAGGATACGTATCTTGAAACAAGACTGCCCGCAGATGAGGAATCTGACTGGTGGTGGAAAATCGGGGCAAGCAAGGCACATTTCGAACGCCTGTACCCCGAACTGTTCGGGACTGGCGTTCGGTTGTGGACGGCGACAGGTCTAGGGGGCGGGCTTGCCTGGGCCTATGATGGCTCCATGCCGGCCGGAGACCACAAGACAGGAGGCGCGATGGGTGTGATGTTCGTCCGTCGCCTGACTGGAGGTGAACTTCATGCTCCAAAGACAATCGATGAGGAAGTGAGTTGA
- a CDS encoding sensor histidine kinase — protein MIRSFRSPFQISLLINLVVTLGLAVIAGLAATAAIDGAVDRTLREEIRRDIALLTERMQDRDVLPPVASLTASLGQRLFDDGGEDAQSVYMLVRSDRSVVAGNATSWPSETPLEEGWTEMDAAELGLGEGAMLSRIEAVDNGFFLLVGRRLTARQALIQNYVPVLVGAVLCLGVVSTLLFIFLNRRYQRRVRAFNRVFDRVRTGEIAARVEPGFLTPEGDELSTLGANVNEALAEVARLMRGLDSYSQVAAHELNHAVSIMRERFLAAGDTGAAQDAEQLLDLVSHILELAKIEATPGYAMQPVSLAETAASVATLYADTFEDRDIRFGLQLPSDDRMEVIASAPLLASAITNLLSNAAKFAPEGSAVSLVLAATDRHFSVIVQDEGPGVATTSIAELAGAGRKAGPGSHGFGLRHVQAVAIRHGARLTLANTNPGLKVSIAFVRPS, from the coding sequence TTGATCCGGAGTTTTCGGTCCCCCTTCCAGATATCCCTTCTGATCAATCTGGTCGTGACACTCGGCCTTGCCGTGATTGCCGGCCTTGCGGCAACGGCGGCAATTGATGGCGCGGTCGACCGGACACTCCGCGAGGAAATACGACGCGATATCGCCTTGCTGACAGAGCGGATGCAGGACCGGGATGTCCTGCCGCCCGTGGCAAGCCTGACCGCATCGCTTGGCCAGCGCCTGTTCGATGATGGCGGTGAGGATGCACAGTCCGTCTACATGCTCGTCCGGTCTGATCGGAGTGTTGTTGCCGGAAATGCAACGTCCTGGCCCTCTGAGACGCCCCTGGAAGAGGGATGGACCGAAATGGACGCTGCCGAGCTTGGCCTGGGCGAGGGGGCCATGCTCTCGCGGATAGAAGCTGTCGATAATGGGTTTTTCCTGCTCGTCGGCCGCCGGCTGACGGCGCGGCAGGCTCTGATTCAGAATTATGTGCCGGTCCTTGTAGGGGCCGTCCTGTGTCTTGGTGTCGTCAGCACATTGCTCTTCATCTTCCTGAATCGCCGCTACCAGCGCCGCGTCCGGGCGTTCAACCGCGTTTTCGACCGCGTCCGCACCGGCGAGATTGCCGCGCGTGTGGAGCCCGGCTTCCTCACCCCTGAAGGCGATGAGCTGTCGACTCTGGGGGCAAATGTGAATGAGGCGCTGGCTGAAGTGGCGCGCCTGATGCGGGGGCTGGATTCCTATAGCCAGGTCGCAGCGCACGAGCTAAACCATGCCGTCTCGATCATGCGGGAGCGGTTCCTCGCTGCGGGCGATACCGGCGCAGCGCAGGATGCTGAACAATTGCTGGACCTCGTCTCGCACATTCTGGAACTGGCGAAGATCGAGGCGACCCCGGGCTATGCCATGCAGCCCGTTTCGCTCGCGGAAACAGCGGCCTCGGTGGCAACGCTCTATGCCGATACGTTCGAAGACCGGGATATCCGGTTCGGATTGCAGCTGCCGTCGGATGACCGGATGGAAGTCATAGCATCTGCGCCGCTGCTCGCCAGTGCCATCACGAATCTTCTGTCCAATGCCGCGAAATTTGCCCCGGAAGGATCGGCGGTTTCGCTGGTGCTGGCCGCGACTGACCGGCATTTCAGCGTGATCGTTCAGGATGAAGGGCCGGGCGTTGCGACGACCAGCATTGCCGAACTCGCCGGCGCGGGCCGCAAGGCTGGCCCCGGCAGTCATGGATTCGGGCTGAGGCATGTTCAGGCCGTTGCGATCCGCCATGGGGCGCGGCTGACGCTCGCCAACACGAATCCGGGCCTGAAAGTGTCCATCGCTTTCGTGCGGCCGTCATAA
- a CDS encoding response regulator transcription factor, which translates to MDTRNHVLVVEDDADIAGLVVHEASQLGYDVTTADTVDGAKRRTSEQMPDIVILDRMLADGSEGLDYLAWLNALEGPRPGILVTSRLTSVSDHVAGLEAGADDYIDKPFHPEELRARLRAVARRASSSRVPNSVLFFDTLELRQLSTTALVGDTKLDLRPQSFALLNAIATRQGEWVSRKALWREVWTDYPNLPPQDTVINTAVSRLRRVLSAVGGAPGLLSEDLGYRLVPGSQA; encoded by the coding sequence ATGGATACACGCAATCACGTGCTCGTTGTGGAAGATGATGCCGACATCGCAGGTCTCGTGGTGCACGAGGCCAGCCAGCTCGGATATGACGTCACCACAGCTGACACGGTCGATGGCGCCAAGCGCCGGACATCCGAACAGATGCCCGACATCGTGATCCTTGACCGCATGCTGGCTGACGGGAGCGAAGGCCTCGATTATCTCGCCTGGCTGAATGCGCTGGAAGGCCCGCGCCCCGGAATCCTCGTTACCAGCCGGCTGACTAGCGTCAGCGATCATGTCGCGGGGCTTGAAGCGGGGGCTGACGACTATATCGACAAGCCCTTCCATCCGGAGGAACTGCGGGCACGCCTGCGTGCGGTTGCACGCCGTGCTTCGTCAAGCCGCGTTCCCAACAGCGTTCTGTTCTTCGACACCCTCGAACTCAGGCAGTTGAGCACTACGGCCCTGGTTGGCGATACAAAGCTGGACTTACGCCCGCAAAGCTTTGCGCTTCTGAACGCCATCGCGACACGGCAGGGCGAATGGGTCAGCCGGAAGGCGCTCTGGCGCGAGGTCTGGACCGACTACCCGAACCTTCCCCCACAGGACACGGTCATTAACACGGCGGTCAGCCGTCTCCGCCGCGTCCTGTCCGCGGTTGGCGGCGCCCCCGGCCTCCTCAGCGAGGATCTCGGCTATCGTCTGGTGCCTGGCTCACAGGCTTAG
- a CDS encoding metallophosphoesterase yields the protein MSRLCIIGDVHGMLAPLRLLVRELDLQPSDKVVFVGDLIDKGPDPAGVVSYVEDLRRSAGCEVVLVEGNHEDRMRRYLRNLVVRPAVAKAQAERAPELADLRSQLDDRGQAFLDWSVPFHRCAAYGVLIVHGGIPGTMQEFPASLEAASMLAGHESKRLQKILRTRYLDADTGEFLALGKQAEGDPFWAEVYDGRFGHVVFGHQPFPDGPAEFPHATGIDTGAVHGGGLTALVFNPGRPRYFVTVESDCHIPYRGGAYDGD from the coding sequence ATGAGCCGCTTATGCATCATTGGCGATGTACACGGGATGCTCGCGCCCCTGCGTTTGCTTGTCCGCGAGCTGGATCTTCAGCCTTCCGACAAGGTCGTCTTTGTTGGCGACCTGATCGACAAGGGGCCGGACCCGGCAGGCGTGGTTTCATATGTCGAAGACCTTCGTCGCAGCGCGGGCTGCGAAGTGGTGCTCGTCGAGGGAAACCATGAAGACCGCATGCGCCGCTATCTTCGCAACCTCGTTGTGCGTCCTGCCGTGGCAAAGGCACAGGCCGAGCGCGCGCCCGAACTTGCGGACCTGAGGTCACAATTGGACGATCGCGGTCAGGCGTTCCTGGACTGGTCCGTGCCATTCCACCGCTGCGCGGCCTATGGCGTGCTGATCGTCCATGGTGGCATCCCCGGAACGATGCAGGAGTTTCCGGCTTCTCTCGAAGCCGCGTCCATGCTCGCCGGCCATGAATCAAAGCGGCTTCAGAAGATCCTGCGCACGCGGTACCTCGATGCGGACACCGGGGAATTTCTCGCTCTTGGCAAGCAGGCCGAAGGAGACCCCTTCTGGGCGGAAGTCTATGACGGGCGTTTCGGGCATGTCGTTTTCGGGCACCAGCCCTTTCCGGATGGACCGGCGGAATTCCCCCACGCAACGGGGATCGATACCGGCGCCGTGCATGGTGGCGGACTGACCGCGCTCGTGTTCAATCCGGGTCGCCCGCGATACTTCGTGACGGTCGAGTCCGATTGCCACATTCCGTACCGGGGCGGCGCATATGACGGGGACTGA